Sequence from the Thermocoleostomius sinensis A174 genome:
CCACACCACGGAGCATAAAAATCAACTAACACCGGCTTACTAGAGCTAGCAATTAGCTCCCGAAAACTGCCAAATTTCTTTTTGGTTGCCATTTTAATTTTTCAGTAGGTCTAATGGACGTGACAGATTATTAGAACAGAATTAACCGTTGCCAACCTCGTTAGAACGATCGCTAGAACGAACCTGGCTACGCCTGACAGCCCAGTCGGAGTTGGCATCACTCGATCGCCAAACCAGCGTTCGTCTCTAATCCTAGTGAAAAACTTTCTAGACAGTAGAGAGACACGCAAATGTCTTAACATTAAAAACTGTGCAGTTTCGAGGGATTGTTCATGACAGCATCTCCAGTTGCTTCGTTGCGCTTGCAAGATCAAATTGCCCTTGTCACCGGAGCCTCACGGGGCATTGGGCGAGCAACGGCCTTAGCCCTAGCCGCAGAAGGAGCCAAGGTTGTGGTGAACTATGCCAGTTCCAATACCGCCGCCGATGCTGTTGTCCAAGAGATTATGGCAATGGGTGGCGACGCGATCGCCCTACAAGCGGATGTAGCCCAGTCTGATCAAGTCGATGCTCTATTCAACGCGGTTATGGAAAAATGGGGACGCCTTGATGTCTTGGTCAACAATGCCGGAATTGCACGGGATACCTTACTGCTGCGGATGAAGCTCGAAGATTGGCAAGCAGTGATTGATCTGAATTTAACAGGGGTGTTTCTTTGTACCAAAGCCGCCAGTAAAGTCATGCTAAAGCAGCGATCGGGGCGAATTATTAACGTTA
This genomic interval carries:
- the fabG gene encoding 3-oxoacyl-[acyl-carrier-protein] reductase — its product is MTASPVASLRLQDQIALVTGASRGIGRATALALAAEGAKVVVNYASSNTAADAVVQEIMAMGGDAIALQADVAQSDQVDALFNAVMEKWGRLDVLVNNAGIARDTLLLRMKLEDWQAVIDLNLTGVFLCTKAASKVMLKQRSGRIINVTSVVGEMGNAGQANYSAAKAGVIGFTKTMAKELASRGITVNAVAPGFITTDMTADIKADEILKLIPLGRYGQPEEVAGLIRFLASDPAAAYITGQIINVDGGMVMA